AATCGAGGGGGAATTATAAATGGCAAGATTAAAAAATGCGCTAAGAGGTCACTTTATCGCACCTTATGTATTAGGTGAAGAAGCACCAACTGAATGGATGGAGCTAGCTAAATGGATTTCAAACGTATCTGATGATACAGACGAACAAACAGATGATACTGGATATTACGATGGTGACGGTTCGCAGGAAACGACAGTTACTGGTGTCAGTGCAGCATATAGTTTCGAAGGTAGTTTTGATCCAGAAGATAAAGCGCAGGCTTATATCGAAGGGATTAGATTTAAAACGGGTGAGAATCGTAAAGTTTGGCATAAAGTAGTTACTTCTGATGGGAAAAAGACGTTTATTGGGGTTGCGACAGTTTCGGGTATCGTGGCAGGTTCAGGCGATGCGACAGACTTTGAAGATTTCTCTTGCACAATTTCGTATAACCAAATTCCAAAAGAAACAGTAACGCCAACAACACCTGAAACAGCAAAACTTAATTTAAATAAATAACCATAGAAGGGGGCAGATTAATTTTTGCTCCTTTTTAATTCAAGGAGGAATTCAAAAATGGCAATGAATTTTAATGTAGAAGTAGATTTAGTCCCAGTTACGATTAATGGAGAAACTTTTAATTTTGATGCGACTGAAGAAAATTTAATTAAATTTTTTGACTTTGAAAAAGAAGTTAAAGAACGAGGAAATAAATTAAAAAAAGAACTGGATAAGATTCAAGATAACGAATTTAACGAGACTGAGTACAAAAAAGTGTTTGATTTAGCTGTTAAAGACTTAGCTATCAATTACAATTTCTTATTCGGCGAGGGTTCGTTTGATAGATTGTACAAAGTTGTTCCATCATTTTCAAAACTCATTGATTTATTAGATCCTGTTTGTGAAGGAATCGTTTCAGAAATAAACAACATTCAAAAGAAACGCAATAAAGAAATGGAGAAAAAAGAAGCTAAGTATTTAATTGATAAAAAGAAGTCTAAAAAGTAGGTGTGAATAATGTTTTCACTTGCATATAGATTTAACGACAGTATCGAAATTCAAGGCGTTCAGCATGATATAGACATGAGTTTCGATAATGTTTTAAGAGTCATTGAAATGCTTGACGATGAGGATATACAGCCTATCAGAAAAGTAACAATGGGGTTAGAAATGTTACTTGATAAAAAACTAGAATGTGACTTACAAACTCAAGTGGATATTTTTAATGAAATTATTGAAACGAAAGTATACACATCTGAAAAAGAAAAAATAGCTCTTGATAGAAATGGTGATCCTATGCCAGTTGTTAAAGAGGAAAACAAGCAAGTGTATTCCATTAAATATGATGCTGAATACATATTTTCCTCGTTCAAACAGGCGTATGACATTGATTTGATAGAGGAACAAGGCAAGCTGCACTGGGACAAGTTCAGAGCCTATTTAATAGGGTTACCGACTGATACGAAGTTCCAACAAGTTATGGATATACGACAGCGTGAAATGCCTAAAGGTAAAGGTAGCGAAAAAGAAAGAAAAGAATTGAAGAAACTTAAAGAATTATATGCTTTACCAAGCCAAAACTTGGAAGAGGGTGAGTAAGAATGGCAGATGGAAGCATTACTATTGATGTTGATGTAAATGGCGACAGTCTTAACGGATTGAATAGTGATCTTGCCAGTGTAGAGGGCAATGGTGAAAAAGCTTCTCTTTCTATCGGGAAAATTGTTACAGCATTAGGGCTTGTAGAACTTGCAAGTGCTGCATTTGGAGCTTTAAAAGATGGAATTGGAGCTTCATTAAATGAAGGTGCTGCATTACAACAATCATTAGGTGGTATTGAAACACTTTTTAAAGATAGTGGAGACAAAGTAAAAGCTTATGCAGATGAGGCCTATAAAACAGCTGGAATGTCTGCAAACAGCTATATGGAGACTGTAACCAGTTTCAGTGCTAGCTTATTGCAATCTATGGGCGGAGATACTGAAGCGGCAGCAGATACAGCCAATATGGCAATGATTGACATGGCGGATAATTCGAATAAGATGGGAACGTCTATGGAGAGTATTCAAGATGCTTATAAAGGTTTTGCCAAGCAGAATTATGCAATGTTAGATAACCTTTCTCTTGGATATGGCGGTACTAAAACAGAAATGGAAAGACTTTTAGCTGATGCCGAAAAACTAACAGGCGTCAAGTACGACATTAACAACCTAGACGACGTTTATAACGCTATTCATGCAGTTCAGGAAGAAATGGGTATCGCTGGAACGACAGCTAAAGAGGCATCCGAAACTTTTACTGGGTCCTTTGCAGCAATGAGTTCAGTATTTAAGGATGTTCTAGGAGGGCTAGCGTTAGGGGAAGATATAACACCGAAACTAAAAGATTTGGCTTCTACAACAAAGACATTCTTGATAGATAATTTCATCCCTATGTTTACGAATATACTAAAAGGTTTACCTGCTATTTTTGTAGCAGTGTTTAACGAATTGAAACCTTATGTAAAAGAAGCTTTTAGTGGTATTTTCGATTCATTGAAAGCTAAAATACCTCCAGATATTTTGAAAGCTATTACCAAATTAGGTGATGTAGTTTATAATTTCTTACAAAGTTTAAAAAAAGGGTCTGGATCTGTTGACGGATTTGGAATTGCCCTTAAGGTAATCAAAGGTGTATTCCTAACTTTATTAGGACCAATCGGTTTATTTGCAAAAGCTTTTGAGTTAGTTGTGAAAGCTTTAGGGGGCGGCGACGTAAGCAAGGGGATTGACACGATTATGCAATCGTTTGACGGTTTAGCTCAAGGAATTAAATCTAATGGGCCTAATTTGGGTAAATCGTTTGGTAAAGCTCTAGAAGGCATTTTAGGAGCTATCGCTAAAGCTTTGCCAGGGATTGTGTCTGGGGCTTTAAAAGTAGTGGCGGGTTTTATATCCGGAATTGCTAAAGGATTGCCGATGTTAACAGCGGCAGCATTCCAATTTATTACAGCCTTCACAGGTGCAATGTTAGTTCTTATTCCTACTGTTGTGCTATCTGCTACAGCGATTATTGTAGCATTTTTAGGCGCATTAACTACAGCTCTACCACGGATTATTGAAGCTGGTGGAAAACTAATCAATGCAATACTTCAAGGTATCACGGAACAACTCCCAGCGCTAATTACAAGTGCAGCAAGTTTGATAGTAACATGGCTAACAGCATTGAATGAACATATGCCAGAAATTTTACAAGCTGGTTTTAATTTATTAATCACATTTTTACAAGGAATTGCTTTAAATATTGGAGCAATAACAGACCAAGCTATCAGTATTGTTGTTAACTTTGTTCAAGCGATTGTAGCTAGAATGCCTGATATTGTAAATGCTGCAGTTGATTTAATTGTTAGTTTTGTTAATGGGTTAGCTTCAAGAATGCCAGATATTATCGGTTCAGCAGTAACATTAATAGCTAGCTTCATTAATGGAATTGCGAACAATTTATGGCAAATTATTGATGCGGCCGTCAATTTAATTGTGCAATTTGTGCTAGGTATTGCAAATAATATTGAAAAAATTGTTGATGCTGGTATGTACCTTATTGATAAAATAGTCGAAGGATTACTCCAAGCGCAAGATAGGTTGTTTAAAGCTGTTACGACATTAATTAACGGTATGGCTGAAAACATCAGAAACAACAAAGAGGAAGTAAAATCCGCGGCTGTAAATTTATTGGATGCGATTATAGGAGTATTTGTTCCAGATGCTTTATTTGATGTTGGGAAGAATATTATTCAAGGATTAATTGATGGAGTGGGATCTATGATTGATGCTGCTGCTAAAAAAGTTGGAGAAGTCGCTAGCGGAATTAAAGAGAATATAACAGGGGCATTGGGTATTCATTCGCCATCACGTTGGATGCGTGATCATGTTGGTAAATTCATCCCACAAGGAATTGCTAATGGTATAGATGCGGATGCTCGAACAGCTTATAAAGCTATGGATTCGCTAGTCGGCGGTTTGAAAATACCATCAATTAATGCTGAAGCAGCGCTAGGCATTAGTTCTAGAATGTCAATTAGTCCTAGTGGTATAAATGCAGCAATCAATAATAATCATTCAATTAAGCAAAACGAAAACATTGGAGAATTGGTTTCTGCTGTTAATGCTTTAACAGAAAACCCAATAGTCGCAGTCACTTACTTGGATAGTAATAAAGTTTCAAAAGGACTAGGTTCATCAAACGATGAAGTGCAAGGTCAACGAACTAAATTTAGTGGATGGGGGTTAGAAATCCAATGAACAACCTATATGATTACGGAATACAATATAATGGGCGACATAGCTCGGAGCTTGGGCTTGATGTTATCGATAAACAAATATCATTCCCAGGTAAAAACAAAGTATTAATAAGCATTCCCCATTCCAATTACGTTTATGATTTTAGCCAAGTATATGGTACGCAAAACTATACTGAACGTACTTTTACAGTGACATTCAATATTATTAATCGTAGCTTATGGACTAAAGATTCTATGTATATTCAGTGGACTAAAGTTCTTGATTGGTTGATGAAACCTAGTACAAAAATACCTTTATACGATGATATCATGAAAGATTATTATTATTTAGGTGAGGTTCAAGTCAAACCAGATATAGACGAATTGAAATATAGAGGTAAATTAACTGTAGTTTTCCAATGCTACCCCTTTAGAATATATGAACTTCAAGAAGGAAACGATATTTGGGATACGTTTAATTTTGAGTTAGACATGGCGCAACTGGTTAAGCATGATGTCAAAGGTTCAAAATCAATTAGTTTGTTTAATGTTGGAATGTCGAATTTAGCACCACTTGTTGTAGCCAGCTCTCAAATGGAAATTCGCCATAAAGGGAAGTCTTACAAGGTGTTAAGTGGAGAAAATAAAATAGCTGGATTTTATCTGTTACCTGGTATCAACGAACTTGAAGTTATTGGAAATGGAACAATTGAGTTCAAGTTTTACAAGGAAGTGATTTAATGTATCAAGTCTTAATTAAAAATGGTCCTAAAGGCGATGAATTAGAAATTCATTCGCCTTTTTCTAATGATTTAAAATTAATTGAAGGTTCAATAAAAAAAGGAATTAACACCTTTGACAGTTTTAATTTGTCGTTTATTCCTAATAATCCTGCTTTTGGAAAAATGAAACCTTTAACAACGCTTATTAGAGTTTTTGATAGTCAATTGAACAAGAATATATTTAAAGGTAGAGTTTTAATCCCTACTGATCAGATGGAATCAACTGGTGAATTTAACTGTAGCTATACTTGTGCTTCGGACTTGAGTTATTTACAAGACACTGTTCAGAAGTATGCCAAAATCCAAAACACAACACCAGAACAATTTTTCAGATATCTGATAGGCATTCACAATGCACAGGCCGAAGAGCATAAAAGGTTTATTGTGGGTATCGTGACAGTTACAAACAGCACTGACAATGTTTATCGTTATGTAGATGACATGGCAACGACCTGGGAAACAATACAAGACAAATTGATTAGTAGAATCGGCGGAGAAATCCGAGTTCGAGAAGTAAATGGCGTTAATTATATTGATTACGTTACAGAAATAGGAGAACACGTTGATACCACTATTGAGTTAGCTAAAAATCTTATTTCAATTTCTAAAAGTGTTGATCCTACTGAAATTTGTACTCGTTTATTTCCTCGAGGGGAACGTTTGGAAGGAACAGAAGAAACAAACTCTGATGCATCACAACCTAGACTGACAATAGCAAGTGTTAATAACGGAAAAGAGTATATTGATGCACCTCAAGCGTTGATTGACGAGTTCGGAATAATGGAAAAAACAAAAGAATGGTCAGAGGTAACTCAACCGCAAATTCTATTGTCTAAAGGAATCGAGTTTTTAAACAGCCAAAAGTCGGCATTAACTCAGTATCGCATATCAGCACT
This Carnobacterium maltaromaticum DSM 20342 DNA region includes the following protein-coding sequences:
- a CDS encoding phage tail tube protein → MARLKNALRGHFIAPYVLGEEAPTEWMELAKWISNVSDDTDEQTDDTGYYDGDGSQETTVTGVSAAYSFEGSFDPEDKAQAYIEGIRFKTGENRKVWHKVVTSDGKKTFIGVATVSGIVAGSGDATDFEDFSCTISYNQIPKETVTPTTPETAKLNLNK
- a CDS encoding bacteriophage Gp15 family protein, which codes for MFSLAYRFNDSIEIQGVQHDIDMSFDNVLRVIEMLDDEDIQPIRKVTMGLEMLLDKKLECDLQTQVDIFNEIIETKVYTSEKEKIALDRNGDPMPVVKEENKQVYSIKYDAEYIFSSFKQAYDIDLIEEQGKLHWDKFRAYLIGLPTDTKFQQVMDIRQREMPKGKGSEKERKELKKLKELYALPSQNLEEGE
- a CDS encoding phage tail protein — encoded protein: MADGSITIDVDVNGDSLNGLNSDLASVEGNGEKASLSIGKIVTALGLVELASAAFGALKDGIGASLNEGAALQQSLGGIETLFKDSGDKVKAYADEAYKTAGMSANSYMETVTSFSASLLQSMGGDTEAAADTANMAMIDMADNSNKMGTSMESIQDAYKGFAKQNYAMLDNLSLGYGGTKTEMERLLADAEKLTGVKYDINNLDDVYNAIHAVQEEMGIAGTTAKEASETFTGSFAAMSSVFKDVLGGLALGEDITPKLKDLASTTKTFLIDNFIPMFTNILKGLPAIFVAVFNELKPYVKEAFSGIFDSLKAKIPPDILKAITKLGDVVYNFLQSLKKGSGSVDGFGIALKVIKGVFLTLLGPIGLFAKAFELVVKALGGGDVSKGIDTIMQSFDGLAQGIKSNGPNLGKSFGKALEGILGAIAKALPGIVSGALKVVAGFISGIAKGLPMLTAAAFQFITAFTGAMLVLIPTVVLSATAIIVAFLGALTTALPRIIEAGGKLINAILQGITEQLPALITSAASLIVTWLTALNEHMPEILQAGFNLLITFLQGIALNIGAITDQAISIVVNFVQAIVARMPDIVNAAVDLIVSFVNGLASRMPDIIGSAVTLIASFINGIANNLWQIIDAAVNLIVQFVLGIANNIEKIVDAGMYLIDKIVEGLLQAQDRLFKAVTTLINGMAENIRNNKEEVKSAAVNLLDAIIGVFVPDALFDVGKNIIQGLIDGVGSMIDAAAKKVGEVASGIKENITGALGIHSPSRWMRDHVGKFIPQGIANGIDADARTAYKAMDSLVGGLKIPSINAEAALGISSRMSISPSGINAAINNNHSIKQNENIGELVSAVNALTENPIVAVTYLDSNKVSKGLGSSNDEVQGQRTKFSGWGLEIQ
- a CDS encoding phage tail domain-containing protein, which translates into the protein MNNLYDYGIQYNGRHSSELGLDVIDKQISFPGKNKVLISIPHSNYVYDFSQVYGTQNYTERTFTVTFNIINRSLWTKDSMYIQWTKVLDWLMKPSTKIPLYDDIMKDYYYLGEVQVKPDIDELKYRGKLTVVFQCYPFRIYELQEGNDIWDTFNFELDMAQLVKHDVKGSKSISLFNVGMSNLAPLVVASSQMEIRHKGKSYKVLSGENKIAGFYLLPGINELEVIGNGTIEFKFYKEVI